A portion of the Sphingobacterium spiritivorum genome contains these proteins:
- the mqnB gene encoding futalosine hydrolase, translated as MKTLIVAATSFEIQPFLEKKQDYPSCEILITGVGMTNTAYQLGKHLVSNPYDLIINVGIAGSFDKNLMIGEVLLITEDRFSELGAEDGETFLPIETLGFGQSVYIATPPPGWNTRLDSYKKCTAITVNKVHGHEQTIEDVKRLFPSVSLESMEGAAVFMAAGEENIPVIQLRSISNYVERRNRENWNISLAIKNLNVQLLDLLSK; from the coding sequence ATGAAGACACTTATTGTTGCTGCTACATCCTTTGAAATTCAACCCTTTCTGGAAAAAAAACAGGATTATCCATCCTGTGAGATCCTAATCACAGGGGTGGGCATGACCAATACGGCCTATCAGCTCGGGAAACACCTGGTCAGCAATCCTTATGATCTGATTATTAACGTCGGAATAGCCGGATCTTTTGACAAAAATCTGATGATAGGAGAGGTACTGCTGATCACAGAAGATCGCTTTTCAGAATTGGGTGCTGAAGACGGAGAGACATTTCTTCCCATAGAAACACTCGGATTTGGCCAATCTGTTTATATTGCAACACCCCCTCCTGGCTGGAACACCCGTCTTGACTCTTATAAAAAATGTACCGCAATTACAGTCAATAAAGTACATGGTCATGAACAGACAATTGAAGATGTCAAAAGGCTGTTTCCTTCTGTCTCTTTAGAATCTATGGAAGGAGCGGCTGTATTCATGGCTGCCGGAGAAGAAAACATCCCTGTGATTCAGCTTCGAAGCATTTCAAACTATGTGGAAAGGCGCAACAGAGAGAACTGGAATATTTCGCTGGCAATCAAAAATTTGAACGTCCAACTTTTAGATCTTTTATCCAAATAG
- a CDS encoding CPBP family intramembrane glutamic endopeptidase — protein MLLTKPIHTPVVSMLLLIIISLACSLTLQGIVMFIYAVYSGSFDVLKSGSSIMSNPVFSNLLLAVSSIATFGLPAYFLLQAEQRQINYFPLQKRGRLTYFVLVLLTMTAFIPLMSQIAEWNAEMVLPDALKGIESWMREQEDSAASMMSGIVMKTSWWGLFINLIILALLPGICEELFFRGVIQTSFFRLFKNQHLAIWVTAIIFSAIHVQFYGFFPRMFLGAFFGYLLIWSNNIWVPIFGHFINNATATIFGFYYSREGKTFEEMSTAETYPWYIYIGSIAATTILLFIIYNYSRKINDGKRLGKDQDVYECDPE, from the coding sequence ATGCTATTAACAAAGCCTATTCATACGCCGGTCGTATCTATGCTATTATTGATTATTATTAGCCTGGCTTGCAGTTTGACGCTGCAGGGAATAGTCATGTTTATATATGCTGTTTATTCCGGAAGTTTTGACGTGCTCAAATCAGGCTCGTCGATCATGAGTAATCCGGTTTTCAGCAATTTGTTATTAGCTGTAAGCAGTATTGCTACATTCGGATTACCGGCTTATTTTCTTTTACAGGCCGAACAGCGTCAGATAAATTACTTTCCTTTACAAAAGAGGGGACGCCTTACCTATTTTGTACTGGTATTGCTTACGATGACTGCTTTTATCCCTTTGATGAGTCAGATTGCAGAATGGAATGCAGAGATGGTTCTGCCGGATGCTCTGAAAGGCATCGAATCCTGGATGCGGGAACAGGAAGACAGTGCGGCCTCCATGATGTCTGGTATCGTAATGAAAACGTCGTGGTGGGGTTTGTTTATTAATCTGATTATTCTAGCCCTATTGCCCGGAATCTGTGAGGAATTGTTTTTCAGAGGGGTAATCCAAACGAGCTTTTTTCGTCTTTTCAAAAATCAGCATCTTGCGATCTGGGTAACGGCTATAATTTTTAGTGCCATACATGTTCAGTTTTACGGATTTTTCCCAAGAATGTTTTTAGGAGCATTTTTCGGATATCTCCTGATCTGGAGTAATAATATCTGGGTCCCTATATTCGGACATTTTATCAACAATGCTACGGCTACCATTTTTGGCTTTTACTATTCCAGAGAAGGGAAAACTTTTGAGGAGATGAGTACTGCTGAAACTTATCCATGGTATATTTATATCGGGAGTATAGCGGCAACAACGATATTGTTATTTATAATTTACAACTATTCAAGAAAGATTAACGATGGAAAAAGACTGGGTAAAGATCAAGACGTATACGAATGCGATCCAGAGTGA
- the folE gene encoding GTP cyclohydrolase I FolE, with product MNGYVKIDKYNPVHVDRIATHYTDILQALGEDPAREGLLKTPERVAKALKYLTHGYDLDPAAVLKGAMFEEDYSQMVVVKDIEVYSLCEHHMLPFFGKAHVAYIPNGHIVGLSKIPRVVDIFARRLQVQERLTNEIRDCIQETLGAQGVAVVMECKHMCMAMRGVQKQNSVTTTSAFTGAFQNDVTRSEFLRLITANLV from the coding sequence ATGAATGGCTACGTTAAAATCGACAAGTATAATCCAGTGCATGTTGACAGAATAGCTACTCATTATACCGATATTCTGCAGGCTCTGGGCGAAGATCCCGCACGAGAGGGACTGTTAAAGACACCAGAGCGTGTTGCAAAAGCATTGAAGTATCTCACACACGGATATGATCTGGATCCGGCGGCTGTATTGAAAGGTGCTATGTTTGAAGAAGACTACAGTCAGATGGTTGTGGTAAAAGATATAGAAGTATACTCGCTTTGTGAGCATCATATGCTTCCTTTCTTTGGAAAGGCGCATGTGGCCTATATTCCTAACGGGCATATTGTGGGTCTGAGTAAAATACCGAGAGTCGTGGATATTTTTGCCAGACGTCTGCAGGTACAGGAGCGTCTTACCAATGAAATCCGGGATTGTATTCAGGAGACACTTGGTGCTCAAGGTGTAGCTGTGGTGATGGAATGTAAGCATATGTGTATGGCTATGCGCGGTGTGCAGAAACAAAATTCTGTTACAACGACATCCGCATTTACCGGTGCATTTCAAAACGATGTGACACGGTCCGAATTTTTGAGATTAATTACCGCCAATCTGGTTTAA
- a CDS encoding glucosaminidase domain-containing protein, with protein sequence MQEKNFKKVLLVLFLCFLSITTFAQKFSPTSYVEEHKQIAQRLSREQGVPASVILAIAMHESANGNSKVAKNLNNHFGIKGKNNSKTIRSSYKGYSSILDSYHDFVALLKRRTSTQKLFDKYDSDDYQQWINGIARSGYSHSKSWKSQVLGMIKRYGLDELDTPVSDNKSRIANRLDADVSQGTSSKLR encoded by the coding sequence ATGCAAGAAAAAAACTTTAAGAAGGTTCTTCTTGTGTTGTTTTTGTGTTTTTTAAGTATAACTACTTTTGCACAGAAATTTTCTCCGACATCTTATGTCGAAGAGCACAAGCAGATCGCACAACGTCTGAGCCGCGAACAGGGTGTTCCCGCCTCCGTTATTTTAGCTATTGCAATGCATGAGAGTGCAAATGGAAATAGCAAAGTCGCCAAAAACCTGAATAATCATTTCGGAATTAAAGGCAAGAACAATAGCAAGACCATCCGGTCATCCTACAAAGGCTATTCTTCTATTTTAGATTCATATCATGACTTCGTTGCCTTACTAAAGCGAAGGACTTCCACTCAAAAACTTTTTGACAAATACGACTCAGACGATTATCAGCAATGGATAAACGGAATCGCAAGATCCGGATATTCACACAGTAAAAGCTGGAAATCTCAGGTGTTGGGTATGATCAAAAGATATGGATTGGACGAACTGGATACTCCGGTTTCAGATAATAAATCCCGTATTGCCAACAGATTAGATGCTGATGTTTCACAAGGAACATCCTCAAAATTGAGATAA
- a CDS encoding phosphatidate cytidylyltransferase, with the protein MKTRAITGVFFVIILVGSHLLGKEVFVAFFALLGVASLHEFYKLVTSDDIKPDKTIGLLTGLVLMVTGGGAYLEFWSFRFILLVVPFLLWIYIAALYQNRKFPFHDISYTISGIVYTVVPFLTLIGLAFVNGKFNFYIPLGYLILQWSNDTGAYLAGRSFGKRKLFERISPNKTWEGFIGGVLLAVVVALNLEQYFGSIEKWQWVVVALTIGVFGTLGDLVESMLKRSLDVKDSGKIMPGHGGFLDRFDGVLIAAPLVYIFLLLV; encoded by the coding sequence ATGAAGACAAGAGCTATTACAGGTGTTTTCTTTGTTATTATCCTTGTCGGGTCTCACCTGTTGGGTAAAGAGGTATTTGTGGCTTTCTTTGCGCTACTGGGTGTAGCAAGCCTTCATGAATTTTATAAACTGGTAACTTCTGATGATATTAAACCAGATAAGACTATCGGGTTATTGACCGGACTGGTTCTGATGGTTACAGGCGGAGGGGCTTATCTGGAATTTTGGTCTTTCCGGTTTATTCTGCTGGTTGTTCCTTTTCTTTTATGGATCTATATTGCGGCTCTATACCAAAACCGTAAATTTCCTTTTCACGATATATCCTATACTATCAGTGGAATAGTGTACACTGTTGTCCCGTTTTTAACACTGATAGGCCTGGCTTTTGTAAACGGGAAATTTAACTTTTACATCCCCTTAGGGTACCTGATTCTACAATGGTCTAATGATACCGGAGCTTATTTGGCAGGTAGAAGTTTTGGAAAGCGGAAACTTTTTGAGCGGATTTCTCCAAACAAGACCTGGGAAGGATTTATCGGAGGTGTACTGCTTGCAGTAGTGGTTGCGCTCAATCTGGAACAGTATTTCGGGTCTATTGAAAAATGGCAATGGGTTGTCGTGGCGCTGACAATTGGCGTTTTCGGGACATTGGGAGATCTTGTTGAGTCTATGCTTAAGAGAAGTCTGGATGTCAAAGATTCAGGTAAGATCATGCCCGGACATGGTGGCTTTCTGGACCGGTTTGACGGTGTGCTTATTGCAGCTCCGTTAGTCTATATATTTTTGTTGTTGGTTTAA
- a CDS encoding O-methyltransferase: MYQSEELLNTYLEHTCDAESALLKRINRETYLRETMPHMLSGHYQGRVLSFLSKMARPRRILEIGTFTGYATLCLAEGLSKDGEIHTIDINAEQEERVQGYFDESSYKEQIRYHIGDALEVIKEISGDFDLIFIDADKKRNLQYYELLVDRVPSGGLIMIDNVLWKGKVLQEDPDNQTKQILELNEQLAKDQRVDKLILPIRDGLFVLRKK, translated from the coding sequence ATGTATCAGTCAGAAGAACTGTTAAATACGTACTTAGAACATACTTGTGACGCAGAATCTGCGTTACTAAAAAGGATCAACAGAGAGACCTATTTACGGGAAACTATGCCTCATATGTTGTCGGGTCATTATCAGGGAAGAGTACTTTCTTTTTTGAGTAAAATGGCAAGGCCGAGACGTATTTTGGAGATTGGTACATTTACAGGATATGCTACTCTTTGTCTGGCTGAAGGGCTCAGTAAAGATGGTGAAATCCATACAATTGATATCAATGCAGAGCAGGAAGAACGTGTGCAGGGATATTTTGATGAATCATCATATAAGGAGCAGATCCGGTATCATATCGGAGACGCGCTGGAAGTGATAAAAGAGATATCAGGAGATTTTGACCTGATATTTATAGATGCTGACAAAAAGAGAAATCTTCAGTATTATGAATTACTGGTTGATCGGGTTCCGTCCGGAGGACTTATTATGATCGACAATGTTTTATGGAAGGGAAAAGTGTTGCAGGAGGATCCGGACAATCAAACGAAACAAATTCTCGAGTTGAACGAGCAGTTAGCAAAAGATCAACGGGTAGACAAATTAATTCTACCTATTCGGGATGGGCTTTTTGTATTACGCAAAAAGTGA
- a CDS encoding DUF6263 family protein, with amino-acid sequence MKKHALGLLILIGLTLTTQAQQAVTLKIKPSLNKPSIVKMEVKTDVDGPQSVLMNMSMKMEMTPKSIEGEKITIETLTKTIKAEINADMMTLNYDSEKESTDEMGKMLSEQFAPILDKTITTVMTNSGKVLDVSFPTELGQSIDKNSFNNMATALPDHPVKPGDTWDSEIEKGELVPKITTKSTFKEISDSGYVIDIAGNVFGDDDSQIGTITGNYILDKTTNLTKSYILTTRLEVQGTKVTTEVTMNTL; translated from the coding sequence ATGAAAAAACACGCATTAGGCCTGCTTATCTTAATAGGCCTAACCTTGACCACTCAGGCACAACAAGCCGTTACTTTAAAAATTAAACCATCCCTTAACAAACCATCGATAGTCAAAATGGAGGTCAAGACAGATGTGGACGGACCTCAAAGTGTATTAATGAATATGTCCATGAAAATGGAAATGACACCAAAAAGTATAGAAGGGGAAAAGATTACTATTGAAACCCTTACCAAAACGATAAAAGCTGAAATCAATGCAGATATGATGACGCTGAATTACGATTCGGAAAAAGAATCCACTGACGAAATGGGAAAAATGCTGAGTGAACAGTTTGCACCTATACTTGACAAAACAATTACGACTGTAATGACAAACTCAGGAAAAGTGCTGGATGTATCCTTTCCGACAGAACTGGGACAAAGCATAGATAAAAACTCTTTTAATAATATGGCAACAGCCTTGCCCGATCATCCTGTAAAACCAGGAGATACATGGGATAGTGAAATAGAAAAAGGAGAACTTGTTCCGAAAATCACAACGAAATCAACATTTAAAGAAATATCGGATAGTGGCTACGTTATTGATATTGCAGGAAATGTATTCGGGGATGATGACTCTCAGATAGGAACGATAACCGGAAACTATATCTTAGATAAAACCACTAATCTGACCAAAAGTTATATCCTGACAACAAGACTTGAAGTACAGGGGACAAAAGTGACTACGGAAGTCACTATGAATACCTTATAA
- a CDS encoding 6-pyruvoyl trahydropterin synthase family protein, whose protein sequence is MIFITRRERFSAAHKLYREDWSSEQNENVFGKCSNPNWHGHNYVLFVTVKGEVNPETGFLIDLKKMKEIILHHIIEKLDHRNVNLDVDFMKGKLASTEYIAIEIFNVLKPLFEQENVILHSVKLVETENNYVEYFGN, encoded by the coding sequence ATGATTTTTATTACTCGACGCGAGCGTTTCAGTGCTGCGCACAAACTTTACCGAGAGGACTGGTCATCAGAGCAGAATGAAAATGTCTTTGGAAAATGTAGCAACCCCAATTGGCACGGACACAACTATGTGTTGTTTGTGACAGTCAAGGGAGAGGTAAATCCGGAGACCGGTTTCCTGATCGATTTAAAAAAAATGAAGGAAATCATATTGCATCATATTATCGAAAAGCTGGATCACCGCAATGTGAACCTTGATGTAGACTTTATGAAAGGCAAACTGGCTTCGACGGAATATATCGCTATTGAGATCTTTAATGTATTAAAGCCTCTTTTTGAGCAGGAGAATGTAATCCTTCATAGTGTGAAATTAGTAGAAACAGAAAACAACTATGTCGAATATTTCGGCAATTAA
- a CDS encoding DUF2461 domain-containing protein, translated as MAKIEKQTFSFLEALRPNNNREWFQENRELYEASLANVKAFIRGIIDALSAFDPHIHTDISESKCLFRIYRDTRFSNDKTPYKTWFSAGISVDGRKLDGPEYYLHIEPGKSFLGVGYWRPNKEHLDAIRQEIDYNAEGFYKALEDHQWKASDLSAEDKLVRPPAGYDASHPEIEILKLKSFILYRKFTDKELIASDALDKVIEAAHSMLAFKIYIHQAIDND; from the coding sequence ATGGCTAAGATTGAAAAACAAACCTTTTCTTTTTTGGAGGCTCTTCGTCCAAATAATAACCGGGAATGGTTTCAGGAAAACAGAGAGCTTTATGAGGCTTCTCTGGCTAATGTAAAAGCATTTATCCGTGGTATTATTGATGCATTATCTGCTTTTGATCCTCATATTCACACCGATATTTCAGAGAGCAAGTGTTTGTTCAGGATCTATCGGGACACTCGTTTTTCAAACGATAAAACCCCTTACAAAACCTGGTTCAGTGCCGGGATATCTGTTGACGGGCGTAAACTGGACGGGCCGGAATATTATTTACATATAGAGCCGGGTAAGTCTTTTTTAGGAGTGGGTTACTGGAGACCTAATAAAGAGCATCTGGATGCCATCCGTCAGGAGATTGATTATAATGCTGAAGGGTTTTATAAAGCATTGGAAGATCATCAGTGGAAAGCATCAGACCTGTCTGCAGAAGATAAATTGGTAAGACCTCCTGCAGGATATGATGCTTCGCATCCGGAGATAGAGATCCTTAAATTAAAGAGTTTTATTCTCTATCGTAAGTTTACAGATAAAGAGCTGATTGCTTCTGATGCACTGGATAAGGTAATTGAGGCCGCACACAGCATGCTGGCCTTTAAAATCTATATACATCAGGCTATCGACAACGATTAG
- the gcvH gene encoding glycine cleavage system protein GcvH: MNFPAELKYTKDHEWVRVEGDEAVIGITDFAQRELGDIVFVDINTVGEEVPANEVFGTVEAVKTVSDLFMPVTATVLAVNEAIDASPELVNSDAYGEGWIIRVKLSNPADVDALLSADQYKEEINA; this comes from the coding sequence ATGAATTTTCCAGCAGAATTAAAATACACGAAAGATCACGAATGGGTTCGTGTTGAAGGAGATGAAGCCGTAATTGGTATTACAGACTTTGCACAACGCGAACTAGGCGATATCGTATTTGTGGATATCAACACAGTAGGCGAAGAAGTGCCTGCAAATGAAGTTTTCGGTACAGTAGAGGCTGTAAAAACAGTTTCAGATCTGTTTATGCCCGTTACTGCAACTGTATTAGCTGTAAACGAAGCTATTGATGCTTCTCCTGAATTGGTTAACTCGGATGCCTATGGCGAAGGTTGGATTATTCGTGTTAAATTGAGCAATCCTGCTGATGTAGATGCTTTATTGTCTGCAGATCAATATAAAGAAGAAATTAATGCGTAA
- a CDS encoding putative signal transducing protein produces MEKDWVKIKTYTNAIQSEIVKQMLLENEVNAVVLNKQDSSYLFGKIELYVNVNDVEKANALIEELNPEEN; encoded by the coding sequence ATGGAAAAAGACTGGGTAAAGATCAAGACGTATACGAATGCGATCCAGAGTGAAATTGTAAAGCAGATGCTTTTAGAAAATGAGGTTAATGCTGTTGTTCTCAACAAGCAGGACTCTTCTTATCTGTTTGGTAAGATTGAGCTTTATGTCAATGTAAATGATGTAGAGAAGGCAAATGCATTGATCGAAGAACTTAATCCGGAAGAAAACTAA
- a CDS encoding pyruvate dehydrogenase complex E1 component subunit beta: MREIQFREALREALSEEMRKDEKIFLMGEEVAEYNGAYKVSQGMLDEFGPKRVIDTPIAELGFAGIGVGAAMNGLKPIVEFMTFNFSLVAIDQVINAAAKIHSMSGGQFSIPIVFRGPTGNAGQLGAQHSQNFENWYANTPGLKVVVPSNPYDAKGLLKSAIIDPDPVIFMESEVMYGDKGPVPEEEYYLEIGKANVVKEGTDVTVVSFGKMIPRVVLPAIEELTKEGVNVELIDLRSVRPIDYATIVESVKKTNRLVIVEEAWPLASISSEITYKVQRDAFDYLDAPVTRVTAADVPLPYAPTLVEAALPSVAKVVKAVKEVAYLKK; the protein is encoded by the coding sequence ATGAGAGAAATACAATTCAGAGAAGCACTTCGCGAAGCCTTAAGCGAAGAAATGCGTAAAGACGAAAAAATATTTTTAATGGGCGAGGAAGTTGCAGAATACAACGGAGCCTATAAAGTAAGTCAAGGTATGCTTGACGAATTCGGACCAAAACGCGTTATAGATACTCCAATCGCAGAGCTTGGTTTTGCCGGAATCGGTGTTGGAGCAGCAATGAACGGCCTTAAGCCTATTGTTGAGTTTATGACATTCAACTTTTCACTGGTAGCAATTGACCAGGTGATCAACGCTGCAGCCAAAATTCACTCGATGAGTGGTGGACAGTTTTCCATCCCTATTGTATTCCGTGGCCCTACAGGTAATGCCGGTCAGTTAGGTGCACAGCACTCTCAAAACTTTGAGAACTGGTATGCTAATACACCAGGATTGAAAGTTGTCGTTCCCTCTAACCCTTATGATGCAAAAGGACTTTTGAAATCAGCTATCATTGATCCGGATCCTGTTATCTTCATGGAATCAGAGGTAATGTACGGCGATAAAGGTCCTGTTCCTGAGGAAGAATACTACCTGGAAATCGGCAAAGCAAATGTCGTAAAAGAAGGTACTGATGTAACTGTTGTTTCATTCGGTAAAATGATTCCTCGTGTTGTTCTTCCGGCTATCGAAGAATTGACAAAAGAAGGTGTAAATGTTGAATTGATCGACTTACGTTCTGTACGTCCTATCGATTATGCAACTATCGTTGAATCTGTTAAGAAAACAAACCGTTTGGTTATTGTTGAAGAAGCATGGCCTCTGGCCTCTATCTCTTCAGAGATAACATACAAAGTACAACGTGATGCTTTCGATTACTTAGATGCTCCTGTAACTCGTGTTACAGCGGCAGATGTACCTCTTCCATATGCGCCTACATTAGTAGAAGCAGCTTTACCAAGTGTAGCTAAAGTGGTAAAAGCAGTAAAAGAAGTTGCTTACTTAAAGAAATAA
- a CDS encoding anhydro-N-acetylmuramic acid kinase, whose protein sequence is MNAQIEKLYALAQKQERMIIGLMSGTSLDGLDVALCKISGSGSNTHLELVAFETLDYEPQFRTYVREVFSKRTIDLQTLSGLNAYVGIVHAKLINQALQQWHMDASQVDIIASHGQTVYHAPQSLTHDTRLPNSTLQVGDGDHIAVMTGIITLSDFRQKHIAAGGEGAPLAAYGDYLLFTDKTENRILLNIGGISNFTFLPHTDSTYEAYATDLGPGNTMMNQYMKEYFDEEMDTDAHVARSGKPDQKLLEELSKEPFLLLDFPKTTGPELFNLKYLHHLQELSDTTTLSHEDVMATLCHFSANTIVAAILKQCEGLQNIAVYISGGGLHNPLLVELIKAGLPDYKITSFEELGLNPDAKEACLFALLANESLVGKPDHVNQIKDSPAVCMGKISLPV, encoded by the coding sequence ATGAATGCACAGATTGAAAAGTTGTATGCCCTTGCTCAAAAGCAGGAACGGATGATTATAGGCCTAATGTCTGGAACATCACTGGACGGATTAGATGTTGCACTATGTAAGATTTCCGGTTCAGGAAGCAATACACATCTGGAACTTGTCGCTTTTGAGACTCTGGATTACGAACCTCAATTCAGAACGTATGTAAGGGAAGTGTTTTCAAAGCGCACTATTGATCTGCAAACTTTATCCGGGCTGAATGCCTATGTTGGAATTGTTCACGCTAAGCTGATCAATCAGGCCTTGCAGCAATGGCATATGGATGCCTCTCAGGTGGATATTATTGCCAGTCACGGGCAAACCGTATATCACGCTCCTCAAAGTCTGACTCATGACACGCGCCTGCCGAATAGCACATTACAGGTAGGCGATGGAGATCATATTGCTGTAATGACCGGTATTATTACACTTTCAGATTTCAGACAAAAGCATATTGCTGCCGGGGGAGAAGGTGCTCCTTTAGCGGCATACGGAGACTACCTGCTATTCACCGATAAGACTGAGAACAGAATATTACTTAATATCGGTGGTATTTCGAATTTTACATTCCTGCCGCATACGGATAGTACCTATGAAGCATATGCAACAGATCTGGGTCCGGGAAATACCATGATGAATCAATATATGAAGGAATATTTTGATGAAGAAATGGATACAGACGCACATGTGGCCCGCTCCGGAAAACCTGATCAAAAATTATTGGAAGAATTAAGTAAAGAACCTTTTCTCCTGCTGGATTTTCCGAAAACAACAGGGCCGGAACTTTTTAATCTCAAGTATTTACATCATTTACAGGAATTGTCAGATACCACAACCCTCTCTCATGAAGACGTGATGGCTACACTTTGTCATTTCTCTGCAAACACCATTGTAGCCGCTATTTTAAAACAGTGCGAGGGTCTTCAGAATATTGCTGTATACATCAGCGGAGGAGGACTGCATAACCCTTTACTCGTAGAATTAATAAAAGCAGGTTTACCAGATTACAAAATAACTTCTTTCGAAGAGCTGGGACTTAATCCGGATGCAAAAGAAGCATGTCTGTTTGCATTACTCGCAAACGAGTCACTTGTTGGAAAACCGGATCATGTCAATCAGATCAAAGATTCACCTGCTGTTTGTATGGGCAAAATAAGTCTGCCAGTCTAA
- a CDS encoding glucosaminidase domain-containing protein — translation MKKIFYLSIMVMLVASSCSSKRHTVLQGKNGTSVSKGNQGSQTSSGKGATSMSGLSYIERYKGVAISEMNKYGIPASIKLAQALLESGSGNSYLAREANNHFGIKCGGVWNGRSVNRPDDNENDCFRVYDNPDQSFKDHSQFLLRKRYEKLFLLDKNDYKGWAKGLKSAGYATNPRYAELLIDMIERYELYRYDRSETYVEKEKREEVVDKVIEQRIVQEPAAVVPEQIKSPVAMRIHEVKAKETLYALSKMYNVSVEQIKQLNGLTADDVSIGQLLVISK, via the coding sequence ATGAAAAAGATTTTCTATTTGTCCATCATGGTTATGCTGGTCGCATCATCATGTTCAAGTAAAAGGCACACCGTTTTACAGGGCAAAAATGGAACCTCTGTTTCAAAAGGAAATCAGGGCAGCCAGACTTCCTCCGGCAAAGGAGCGACCAGTATGTCCGGATTGAGCTATATTGAACGTTATAAAGGTGTTGCTATTTCAGAAATGAATAAATACGGGATTCCGGCCAGTATAAAATTGGCGCAGGCATTACTCGAATCCGGAAGCGGGAATAGCTATCTTGCTAGAGAAGCAAATAATCACTTCGGTATCAAGTGCGGCGGCGTTTGGAACGGCAGAAGTGTCAACCGTCCGGATGATAACGAAAATGACTGTTTCCGCGTATATGATAATCCGGACCAATCTTTTAAAGATCACTCTCAATTTTTATTAAGAAAACGATACGAGAAGCTTTTCCTGCTGGATAAGAACGACTATAAAGGTTGGGCAAAAGGACTGAAATCTGCTGGTTATGCTACAAATCCACGCTATGCCGAACTCCTGATTGATATGATCGAAAGGTATGAGTTGTATCGCTACGACCGCTCCGAGACTTATGTGGAAAAAGAAAAGCGTGAGGAAGTCGTGGACAAAGTAATAGAACAACGTATTGTACAGGAACCCGCAGCGGTGGTACCTGAACAGATAAAAAGTCCTGTGGCGATGCGTATTCATGAAGTCAAAGCAAAGGAGACATTATATGCCCTCAGTAAAATGTATAATGTGTCTGTAGAACAGATAAAGCAACTGAATGGATTGACTGCTGATGATGTTTCTATAGGGCAATTGCTTGTGATTTCAAAATAG